From the genome of Varibaculum prostatecancerukia, one region includes:
- a CDS encoding ABC transporter ATP-binding protein, with protein sequence MSEQPIFRAQDLVKIYPRSSGEVRAVAGVSLEVTAGERLGIVGESGSGKSTLIRMLCALSRPTSGEIKFAGRTITGLKEKQLGELRARVQIVFQDPLSSLDPRMRVGKIITEPLRSPWVRGREGVPTDIPARLEEVLAEVGLSSEDADKYPHQFSGGQRQRIALARALSARPDVLIADEAVSALDVSVRAQVLNLIMQIAQRENLTLLFVSHDLAVVRHLCQRVIVMREGIIVEQGPVEQVFSHPQQDYTRELIAAAPQLNLRS encoded by the coding sequence ATGAGTGAGCAACCGATTTTCCGCGCCCAAGATTTAGTGAAAATCTATCCGCGTTCCTCCGGAGAGGTACGCGCGGTAGCTGGAGTAAGCCTGGAAGTCACTGCCGGGGAACGTCTGGGAATCGTAGGCGAATCCGGTTCCGGAAAATCCACCTTAATTCGGATGCTATGTGCTCTTTCCCGTCCTACTAGCGGAGAAATCAAATTCGCGGGTCGCACGATTACCGGATTAAAAGAAAAGCAGTTAGGGGAGTTGCGTGCCCGGGTACAAATCGTGTTTCAAGATCCGCTCAGTTCCCTGGATCCGCGGATGCGGGTGGGCAAAATTATTACCGAACCGCTGCGTTCCCCCTGGGTTCGCGGACGCGAGGGGGTGCCTACTGATATCCCCGCTCGCCTAGAGGAAGTACTGGCAGAAGTCGGTTTAAGCAGCGAAGACGCCGATAAATATCCCCACCAGTTTTCGGGAGGCCAGCGGCAACGAATCGCCCTCGCCCGCGCCCTATCAGCGCGTCCTGACGTGCTAATAGCTGATGAAGCAGTTTCCGCGCTGGACGTTTCAGTGCGTGCTCAAGTTTTGAATCTGATAATGCAGATTGCCCAGCGGGAAAACTTGACTTTGCTGTTTGTCAGTCACGACCTGGCGGTGGTGCGTCACCTTTGCCAGCGGGTAATAGTGATGCGAGAGGGAATAATCGTAGAGCAAGGTCCGGTTGAGCAGGTGTTTTCTCATCCGCAGCAGGACTATACTCGCGAACTCATCGCGGCCGCACCCCAGTTAAACCTGAGAAGCTAA
- a CDS encoding ABC transporter ATP-binding protein produces MKGLIVDNLQVSFRGRQVVKGISFEIPPQARVGLIGESGSGKSVTALALMGLLGEGAKISGSVSLDGKELLPLADRQMARLRGAKIGMIFQEPMTALDPTMRVGKQVAEVLALHQRGRSDKRQEVIKMLERVGLPQPEQSANAFPHQLSGGQRQRVMMAMALINAPQLLICDEPTTALDVTVQAKVLRLLDKELSRSASACLFISHDLAVVNQICDYLLVMYRGQIVEHGSLRQVLEQPKHPYTRGLLATADIAAVKPGARLPVLSDFFRGSDE; encoded by the coding sequence ATGAAGGGACTAATAGTAGATAACCTGCAGGTTTCCTTTAGAGGACGCCAGGTAGTTAAAGGAATCAGTTTCGAGATTCCGCCCCAGGCGCGGGTGGGTTTGATTGGTGAATCTGGTTCGGGGAAATCAGTGACCGCGCTCGCCCTAATGGGTCTGCTCGGGGAGGGCGCAAAAATCTCCGGGTCGGTTTCCCTTGACGGAAAAGAATTATTGCCGCTGGCAGATAGACAGATGGCGCGGTTGCGAGGCGCTAAAATCGGGATGATTTTTCAAGAACCGATGACCGCCCTCGACCCCACGATGCGAGTCGGTAAACAGGTGGCGGAGGTTTTAGCGCTGCATCAACGCGGACGGAGTGACAAGCGCCAGGAAGTCATAAAAATGCTGGAACGGGTGGGTTTGCCCCAGCCGGAGCAGAGCGCCAACGCCTTTCCTCATCAGCTGTCTGGGGGACAACGTCAGCGAGTAATGATGGCAATGGCGCTGATAAATGCCCCGCAACTGCTGATTTGCGATGAACCCACCACTGCTTTGGACGTTACTGTGCAGGCGAAGGTGCTCCGGCTTTTAGATAAAGAGCTGTCTCGAAGCGCCTCTGCCTGTCTGTTTATCAGCCACGATTTAGCGGTGGTTAACCAGATATGTGACTATCTGCTGGTGATGTATCGGGGGCAAATCGTGGAACACGGTTCCCTGCGGCAAGTGCTGGAACAGCCTAAACATCCCTATACGCGCGGCCTGCTGGCAACCGCCGATATCGCGGCGGTAAAACCGGGAGCACGCCTGCCCGTCCTGAGTGATTTCTTTAGGGGGAGCGATGAGTGA
- a CDS encoding ABC transporter permease codes for MKTDRELSLRRQPNLWIGIALVSLIVLMGIISFLYLPFDPTEVSEQRLSAPSSSHIFGTDDFGRDVFSRMLSGAGICLLVGIVSVSIGAIIGVPLGVYAAGRGGWPARIIERSLDILYAFPALLLAILLAAARGSGSTWTAMVAIGIASTPAFARNIRAATLGVMSQDYMVAARAAGTPRYRATFTHVLPNIAPTIIVQASVSFALAILAEAALSYLGLGTRPDTPTWGLMLFEAQKSLLVNPQLALWPALGIALTVLGFNLLGDGLREVLDPRLRERQ; via the coding sequence ATGAAAACCGACCGGGAACTATCGTTACGCCGCCAGCCCAATCTGTGGATCGGGATCGCGCTAGTAAGTCTCATCGTGCTGATGGGAATAATATCTTTCCTCTATCTGCCATTTGACCCTACGGAAGTTAGCGAGCAGCGTTTAAGTGCGCCCTCTTCCTCCCATATTTTCGGAACTGACGATTTTGGACGCGACGTGTTTTCGAGGATGCTTTCGGGAGCCGGAATCTGTCTGCTGGTGGGGATAGTTTCCGTCAGTATCGGCGCCATAATCGGGGTTCCGCTGGGTGTTTATGCTGCGGGGCGTGGAGGATGGCCGGCCAGAATTATTGAGCGCTCCCTAGATATTCTCTATGCCTTCCCCGCCCTACTCCTGGCGATTTTGCTGGCGGCGGCGCGCGGATCCGGTTCCACCTGGACCGCGATGGTGGCGATCGGAATCGCCTCGACTCCCGCATTTGCCCGCAATATCCGGGCAGCCACCTTGGGGGTAATGTCGCAGGACTATATGGTGGCGGCCAGGGCGGCAGGTACTCCCCGCTATCGCGCCACCTTCACCCACGTGTTACCCAATATCGCTCCCACAATCATCGTGCAGGCCTCGGTAAGTTTCGCCCTCGCAATTTTGGCGGAGGCCGCCCTTTCCTACCTGGGGTTAGGTACCCGTCCCGACACTCCCACCTGGGGGTTGATGCTGTTTGAGGCCCAAAAGTCGCTGCTGGTAAATCCGCAGTTGGCGCTGTGGCCCGCCCTGGGGATTGCTCTGACTGTTTTAGGGTTCAACCTTTTAGGTGACGGGCTGCGCGAGGTGCTAGATCCGCGACTTCGGGAGCGGCAATGA
- a CDS encoding ABC transporter permease, with protein MKAPAQAILKRVATLIVSLLVASLVVFLLINLLPGDVTGVILGANADPGSVAQLRAAMGLDQPLILRYFSWLGGMLRLDPGTSIFTGQAISQQLPHRLEATFSLVFAGMILALVLAIPLGMLGALRRNRKSGIVVSVLSQLGMAIPAFLAGMLLTIVFAVKLQVLPANGYVSFQDDPLEWARYLFLPALSIAIVQGAVLTRYTRSAFIEVIKQDYFRTARAIGWRFPGALVRHGVRNASLQVITVLGLQLSTLLVGAIVVEQVFAIPGLGTYLIAAVGQRDLTVVQAVVMILVAAVLVINALVDVVYQLLDPRIRQGVER; from the coding sequence ATGAAAGCGCCGGCACAGGCCATCCTGAAGCGGGTAGCCACCCTAATAGTGAGCCTATTAGTGGCTTCGCTAGTGGTGTTCTTGCTGATAAACCTGCTTCCAGGGGACGTGACCGGCGTGATTTTAGGGGCGAATGCCGACCCGGGTTCGGTGGCGCAACTGCGGGCAGCTATGGGACTGGATCAGCCACTAATTTTGCGCTATTTCAGCTGGTTGGGTGGAATGCTACGCCTAGATCCGGGTACCTCGATATTTACCGGACAGGCAATCTCTCAGCAGCTTCCCCACCGCCTAGAGGCCACATTCTCGCTGGTGTTCGCGGGGATGATCCTGGCTTTAGTGCTGGCAATCCCCCTGGGTATGCTCGGGGCATTGCGCCGTAACCGTAAGAGCGGGATCGTGGTGTCTGTCCTCAGCCAGTTAGGGATGGCGATCCCCGCATTCCTTGCCGGAATGCTGCTGACCATAGTTTTTGCGGTTAAACTGCAGGTGTTGCCGGCAAACGGTTACGTTTCTTTCCAGGATGATCCGCTGGAATGGGCGCGCTATCTATTCCTGCCGGCACTTTCGATAGCGATAGTGCAAGGAGCGGTACTTACCCGCTACACCCGCTCGGCTTTTATCGAAGTAATCAAACAGGACTATTTCCGCACGGCGAGGGCGATTGGCTGGCGTTTTCCGGGGGCGCTAGTGCGTCACGGGGTGAGAAACGCATCTTTACAGGTAATCACGGTCTTGGGGCTGCAACTTTCCACCCTGCTGGTAGGGGCGATTGTCGTAGAGCAAGTATTTGCAATCCCCGGTTTGGGCACCTACCTGATCGCCGCGGTTGGGCAGCGAGATTTAACCGTAGTGCAAGCGGTAGTGATGATTCTGGTCGCGGCGGTATTGGTAATTAATGCGCTGGTAGACGTGGTTTACCAGTTACTGGATCCTCGAATCCGGCAGGGGGTGGAGCGATGA
- a CDS encoding ABC transporter substrate-binding protein, which yields MRKRLLAVLAVAGLVLAGCSSTNSSNSKSERVLTIGVHATPSTLDPSHNDAAAITYALLYNVYETLLRVDGKGKLVPLLAKEYQVSADRKTYTFTLKDAKFASGAPVDGAAVAKSFNYLLTDKTVSPTRKQEMEALKAVKDLGGNKVQFELSHPSNAWLYYLSSTAGIIYDPQALDKGDLATKPAGSGPYTLKEWRQGEEIQLATNQKYWGEKPKVKGATFRYFSDPNAMNTAMLSGSLDIISNLAAPQALDKFSDDSRFKVLEGHTNGEVVMGMNQQQAALKDKRVRQAINYAIDRKAVRDAVWAGKGLLIGSMVPPTDPWYEDLSSAYPLDREKAKKLLAEAGYGEGLTLKMRIPTLPYASGAATHIKSQLSKVGITLEIEQLEFPARWIDEVMVKSNYDLTIVAHMEPRDISRFTNTDYYWHYDSQEFRDLYQKADEASPEDQVKYMKEAAKVLSDDAAAGFLWLLPNLIVTKADISGLAANVTGLSFDLSSISYQS from the coding sequence TTGCGTAAGCGTCTTTTGGCTGTGCTGGCTGTTGCCGGTTTGGTGTTAGCTGGCTGTTCCAGTACCAATTCGTCAAATAGTAAATCCGAGCGAGTGCTGACTATCGGGGTGCATGCTACGCCCTCGACTTTAGATCCCTCGCATAACGATGCGGCGGCGATTACCTATGCGTTGCTCTATAACGTGTATGAAACTTTGCTGCGGGTGGACGGCAAGGGCAAGCTGGTGCCACTGCTGGCGAAAGAGTACCAGGTTTCTGCTGATCGCAAGACCTATACCTTTACTTTGAAAGACGCGAAGTTTGCTTCGGGTGCCCCGGTTGATGGGGCGGCGGTCGCCAAATCTTTCAACTATTTGCTGACTGATAAAACCGTGAGCCCTACCCGCAAGCAAGAAATGGAAGCCCTGAAGGCGGTGAAAGACCTCGGGGGAAACAAAGTCCAGTTTGAGCTGTCGCACCCCTCGAATGCGTGGCTGTATTACCTGAGTTCGACTGCCGGGATTATTTATGATCCGCAGGCACTCGATAAGGGTGACTTGGCGACTAAACCGGCAGGTTCTGGCCCTTATACCTTGAAAGAGTGGCGACAGGGGGAAGAAATCCAGTTAGCCACTAATCAGAAGTATTGGGGTGAAAAACCGAAGGTCAAAGGAGCGACTTTCCGCTATTTCTCCGACCCTAACGCGATGAATACCGCGATGCTTTCTGGTTCGCTAGATATTATTTCTAACCTGGCTGCCCCCCAGGCACTCGATAAGTTCAGCGATGATTCCCGCTTCAAAGTGCTGGAAGGCCACACTAATGGCGAAGTGGTGATGGGGATGAATCAGCAGCAAGCAGCCCTCAAAGATAAGCGAGTGCGCCAAGCTATTAACTATGCCATTGACCGCAAAGCGGTGCGGGACGCAGTTTGGGCAGGTAAAGGCTTGTTGATTGGATCGATGGTGCCGCCGACTGATCCCTGGTATGAAGATCTGTCTTCTGCCTATCCTTTAGATCGGGAAAAAGCCAAGAAACTGTTGGCAGAAGCGGGATACGGAGAGGGACTCACCCTCAAGATGCGGATTCCTACTTTGCCCTATGCCTCGGGAGCGGCCACCCATATTAAGAGCCAACTTTCTAAAGTGGGGATTACCTTAGAGATTGAGCAGTTAGAGTTCCCGGCGCGTTGGATTGATGAGGTAATGGTCAAATCGAATTACGACCTGACTATTGTTGCCCATATGGAGCCGCGCGATATTTCTCGCTTCACCAACACCGATTATTACTGGCATTACGATTCGCAGGAGTTCCGGGATTTGTATCAAAAAGCCGATGAGGCTTCCCCGGAAGACCAGGTCAAATATATGAAGGAGGCCGCGAAGGTACTCTCTGATGATGCCGCCGCCGGATTCTTGTGGCTGCTGCCCAACCTGATTGTGACCAAGGCAGATATTTCCGGCCTAGCCGCGAATGTAACCGGGCTGTCCTTCGACCTATCGTCTATTAGCTACCAGAGTTGA
- the purT gene encoding formate-dependent phosphoribosylglycinamide formyltransferase encodes MLTPTTFGTPMSKSALRVLLLGSGELGKELAIAFTRLGVEVHAADRYQNAPAQQVAHYSYVLDMTDGKQVDFLVKKVRPHFIIPEIEAIATATLEEIAASSQVTVIPTAHATRLTMDREGIRRLAAEELGIPTSRYVFASGEEEMRQAVDKIGLPCIVKPVMSSSGKGQSLLKTPADIEPAWHYALEGGRGASQGRVIVEGLVDFDYEITLLTVRSLDQQTGQTVTSFCEPIGHLQVNGDYHESWQPTPMESGVLEKAQAISEKVTTALGGRGIFGVELFICGDEVLFSEVSPRPHDTGMVTMASGYLSEFELHARAILGLPVDTRLRTPAASAVICAPLASAAPVYRGLASALAIPEVDLRLFGKPDSRPGRRMGVALARGNNIDQARERAKKAAGLITVQDA; translated from the coding sequence ATGCTCACGCCAACTACTTTTGGAACCCCCATGTCGAAATCCGCTTTGCGGGTATTATTGCTCGGCTCGGGAGAGTTAGGTAAAGAATTGGCGATTGCATTCACTCGACTAGGGGTGGAAGTCCACGCAGCGGATCGCTACCAAAACGCCCCGGCACAGCAGGTGGCGCACTATTCCTACGTTCTAGATATGACCGACGGTAAACAGGTAGATTTCCTGGTGAAAAAGGTGCGCCCGCATTTTATTATTCCGGAAATTGAGGCTATAGCTACCGCCACTTTGGAAGAAATCGCAGCTTCCAGCCAGGTGACGGTAATCCCCACTGCTCACGCCACTCGTCTCACTATGGATCGGGAAGGTATCCGCCGCCTCGCCGCCGAGGAACTGGGTATCCCCACTTCCCGGTATGTGTTTGCTTCCGGGGAGGAGGAAATGCGCCAGGCGGTAGACAAAATCGGGCTGCCCTGCATCGTAAAACCGGTAATGTCCTCTTCTGGAAAGGGCCAGTCCCTGCTGAAAACCCCAGCGGATATTGAGCCTGCCTGGCATTACGCTCTGGAGGGAGGACGCGGCGCCAGCCAGGGACGAGTAATCGTGGAAGGCCTGGTGGATTTCGACTATGAAATCACCCTATTGACGGTGCGTTCTCTCGACCAGCAGACGGGACAGACAGTCACTAGTTTTTGCGAACCTATAGGTCACCTGCAGGTAAATGGGGATTATCACGAGTCTTGGCAACCGACACCTATGGAAAGTGGGGTGCTAGAAAAAGCGCAAGCTATTTCCGAGAAAGTTACCACCGCCCTGGGTGGGCGCGGCATTTTCGGGGTAGAACTGTTCATTTGCGGAGATGAAGTCCTCTTTTCCGAGGTGTCGCCGCGTCCTCATGACACCGGCATGGTGACTATGGCTTCTGGTTACCTCTCCGAGTTTGAGCTCCATGCCCGCGCTATTTTAGGGCTACCGGTCGATACCCGCCTGCGTACTCCGGCGGCCTCCGCGGTGATTTGCGCTCCGCTTGCAAGCGCCGCTCCGGTTTATCGCGGTTTAGCGTCAGCTCTTGCTATTCCGGAAGTAGATTTAAGGCTATTTGGTAAACCGGATTCTCGCCCCGGCAGGCGAATGGGAGTGGCGTTGGCGCGCGGAAATAACATTGACCAGGCGCGGGAACGCGCCAAGAAGGCTGCCGGATTAATCACGGTTCAAGATGCCTGA
- a CDS encoding histone-like nucleoid-structuring protein Lsr2, with translation MARKTRIVLIDDINGELGDETIKFGLDGVDYEIDLTTENAKKFRDLMDPWIQAGRRVGGRRVAGTDTRPVSDAAKIRAWAQKQNMQVSEKGRISAKVRAAYYHAHSK, from the coding sequence ATGGCCAGAAAAACCAGAATTGTTCTGATTGATGATATTAACGGCGAACTTGGGGATGAAACCATTAAGTTCGGTCTTGACGGCGTTGATTACGAAATCGATTTAACTACCGAAAATGCCAAGAAGTTCCGTGACCTTATGGATCCGTGGATTCAGGCAGGACGCCGGGTAGGGGGACGCCGCGTGGCCGGCACCGATACCCGCCCGGTTTCGGATGCCGCCAAGATTCGTGCCTGGGCACAGAAACAAAATATGCAGGTTTCCGAAAAGGGACGTATTTCCGCAAAGGTGCGTGCTGCCTACTATCACGCTCATTCAAAATAA
- a CDS encoding phosphoglyceromutase has product MTYKLILLRHGQSEWNAKNLFTGWVDVPLSDQGRKEATHGGELLKQENILPDIVFTSLLRRAIMTANLSLDAADRHWIPVKRNWRLNERHYGALQGKDKKAIRDQYGDEQFMLWRRSYSTPPPEIELGSEFSQDADPRYAGEPIPRTECLEQVLERLLPYWEQEIVPELKSGKTVLIAAHGNSLRAIVKHLDQISDEDISGLNIPTGVPLYYELDEDLQPVKKGGTYLDPDAEAKIAAVANQGK; this is encoded by the coding sequence ATGACTTACAAATTGATACTGCTCCGTCACGGGCAAAGCGAATGGAATGCTAAAAATCTTTTCACCGGGTGGGTAGATGTTCCGCTATCCGACCAGGGCCGCAAGGAAGCCACCCACGGCGGTGAACTATTAAAGCAAGAAAACATCTTGCCGGATATCGTATTCACCTCCCTGCTGCGCAGGGCGATTATGACCGCCAACCTTTCTTTGGATGCCGCTGATCGGCACTGGATCCCAGTGAAGCGTAACTGGCGTCTAAACGAACGCCACTACGGCGCTTTGCAGGGCAAAGACAAGAAAGCTATCCGCGACCAGTACGGCGATGAACAGTTCATGCTCTGGCGCCGTTCCTACAGCACTCCTCCCCCAGAAATTGAATTGGGATCTGAGTTTTCCCAAGATGCCGATCCGCGTTATGCGGGAGAGCCGATTCCGCGCACCGAATGCCTGGAGCAGGTGCTAGAGCGCTTGCTGCCTTATTGGGAACAGGAAATCGTTCCGGAACTCAAGAGTGGCAAGACGGTGCTTATTGCCGCACACGGTAACTCGTTGCGCGCGATTGTAAAGCACCTGGATCAGATCAGTGACGAGGATATTTCCGGTCTGAATATTCCTACCGGGGTTCCTTTGTACTACGAGCTGGATGAGGATCTACAGCCGGTCAAGAAGGGCGGAACCTACCTGGATCCGGATGCCGAAGCTAAGATTGCGGCGGTAGCCAACCAGGGCAAGTAA
- a CDS encoding ABC transporter ATP-binding protein, with product MGKVVFDSVSRIYPGSDHPAVDKLNLEIEDGEFLVLVGPSGCGKTTSLRMLAGLEDINSGKIYIGDKDVTNVQPKDRDIAMVFQNYALYPHMTVRQNMGFALKIAKVPQEEIDKRVEQAAETLDLTQYLDRKPKALSGGQRQRVAMGRAIVRKPQVFLMDEPLSNLDAKLRVQTRTQIAQLQRTLGVTTLYVTHDQTEALTMGDRIAVIAGGILQQVGTPRELYDRPANAFVAAFIGSPAMNIGTFKVENGSAVLGGAKIPLAPSTVDALKPEDNGEVIIGFRPEALEVQEAGVDPEHTIPIKVTHVEELGSDGYVYGTLDGYDAKEHRTDDRPCLKQVTIRVPPHSAPPEGSVMPVRIKEGGRHIFSASTQERLPE from the coding sequence ATGGGAAAAGTTGTATTTGATTCGGTATCCCGAATCTATCCGGGGTCAGATCACCCGGCTGTTGATAAATTGAATCTGGAAATCGAAGATGGAGAATTCCTGGTTTTGGTGGGTCCTTCGGGCTGCGGCAAAACTACTTCGCTACGGATGTTGGCTGGTCTAGAGGACATTAACTCCGGCAAGATTTACATTGGGGATAAAGATGTAACCAATGTGCAGCCCAAAGACCGCGATATCGCGATGGTTTTCCAGAACTATGCGCTTTATCCGCACATGACGGTGCGTCAGAACATGGGTTTCGCCCTCAAGATCGCTAAGGTTCCGCAAGAGGAAATCGATAAGCGGGTCGAGCAGGCCGCCGAAACTTTGGATTTGACTCAGTATCTGGATCGTAAACCGAAGGCTCTTTCTGGTGGTCAGCGTCAGCGCGTGGCTATGGGTCGCGCGATTGTGCGTAAACCTCAGGTGTTCTTGATGGACGAGCCACTGTCGAACTTGGATGCGAAGCTGCGGGTACAGACCCGTACCCAGATTGCCCAGTTGCAGCGTACTTTGGGGGTCACCACCTTGTACGTGACCCACGACCAGACCGAGGCGCTCACCATGGGCGATCGGATCGCGGTGATTGCGGGCGGTATCTTGCAACAGGTGGGCACCCCGCGGGAACTCTATGATCGCCCCGCGAATGCTTTCGTGGCTGCCTTCATCGGTTCCCCAGCTATGAACATCGGTACCTTCAAGGTAGAGAATGGTTCGGCAGTGCTGGGCGGAGCCAAGATTCCGTTGGCGCCGTCTACTGTGGACGCGCTGAAGCCCGAGGATAACGGGGAAGTCATTATTGGTTTCCGTCCCGAGGCTCTCGAAGTTCAAGAGGCCGGGGTGGATCCGGAGCACACCATTCCGATCAAGGTGACCCACGTTGAGGAACTGGGCTCTGACGGCTATGTTTACGGCACTTTGGATGGTTATGACGCTAAGGAGCATCGCACCGATGATCGTCCTTGTTTGAAGCAGGTAACTATCCGCGTGCCTCCGCATTCTGCGCCCCCCGAGGGATCAGTAATGCCGGTACGGATTAAAGAGGGCGGGCGTCATATTTTCTCGGCCTCTACTCAAGAGCGGCTACCGGAATAA